One Microtus pennsylvanicus isolate mMicPen1 chromosome 3, mMicPen1.hap1, whole genome shotgun sequence DNA window includes the following coding sequences:
- the Dnajb5 gene encoding dnaJ homolog subfamily B member 5 isoform X1 yields the protein MFKRTVLSCPPPAAPPLQARGAFRSFPHFWGEDFLASLMFKIQLEPLKLRAWTLNGFVKFRNKEPSTGPVAVMGKDYYKILGIPSGANEDEIKKAYRKMALKYHPDKNKEPNAEEKFKEIAEAYDVLSDPKKRSLYDQYGEEGLKTGGGTSGGSSGSFHYTFHGDPHATFASFFGGSNPFDIFFASSRSTRPFSGFDPDDMDVDEDEDPFGAFGRFGFNGLSRGPRRAPEQLYPRRKVQDPPVVHELRVSLEEIYHGSTKRMKITRRRLNPDGRTVRTEDKILHIVIKRGWKEGTKITFPKEGDATPDNIPADIVFVLKDKPHAHFRRDGTNVLYSALISLKEALCGCTVNIPTIDGRVIPLPCNDVIKPGTVKRLRGEGLPFPKVPTQRGDLIVEFKVRFPDRLTPQTRQILKQHLPCS from the exons ATGTTTAAGCGCACAGTGCTCTCCTGCCCACCCCCAGCAGCACCCCCACTACAGGCTCGAGGAGCTTTCCGGAGCTTCCCACACTTCTGGGGAGAAGACTTCTTAGCCAGCTTGATGTTTAAAATTCAGCTGGAGCCCTTAAAACTTCGAGCGTGGACGCTGAATGGGTTTGTAAAGTTTCG AAACAAGGAGCCCAGCACCGGTCCAGTGGCTGTGATGGGAAAAGATTATTACAAGATTCTCGGAATCCCGTCAGGGGCCAATGAGGATGAGATCAAGAAAGCCTATCGGAAGATGGCCTTGAAATACCATCCAGACAAGAACAAAGAACCCAATGCTGAGGAGAAGTTTAAGGAGATTGCTGAGGCCTATGACGTGCTGAGTGACCCTAAGAAACGGAGCCTGTATGACCAGTATGGGGAGGAAG GCCTCAAGACCGGCGGTGGTACGTCAGGTGGCTCCAGTGGCTCCTTTCACTACACCTTTCATGGGGACCCTCATGCCACCTTTGCTTCCTTCTTTGGTGGCTCCAACCCCTTCGATATCTTCTTTGCCAGCAGCCGCTCCACTCGGCCCTTCAGTGGCTTTGACCCAGATGACATGGATGTGGATGAAGATGAGGACCCATTTGGTGCCTTTGGCCGCTTTGGCTTCAATGGGCTGAGTAGGGGTCCAAGGCGAGCCCCAGAACAGCTGTACCCCCGGCGCAAGGTGCAGGACCCCCCTGTGGTGCATGAGCTTCGGGTGTCCCTGGAGGAGATCTACCATGGCTCCACTAAGCGTATGAAGATCACAAGACGGCGCCTTAACCCTGATGGGCGAACTGTGCGCACTGAGGACAAAATCCTGCACATCGTCATCAAGCGTGGCTGGAAGGAAGGTACCAAGATCACCTTCCCCAAAGAGGGTGATGCCACACCTGACAACATCCCAGCCGACATTGTCTTCGTGCTCAAAGACAAGCCTCATGCACACTTCCGCCGAGATGGCACCAATGTGCTCTACAGTGCGCTGATCAGCCTCAAGGAG GCGCTGTGTGGCTGCACTGTGAACATTCCCACCATTGATGGCCGAGTGATCCCTTTGCCCTGCAATGATGTAATCAAGCCAGGCACCGTGAAGAGACTCCGTGGGGAGGGCCTCCCCTTCCCCAAGGTGCCCACTCAGCGGGGAGACCTTATTGTTGAGTTCAAAGTTCGATTCCCAGACAGATTAACACCACAGACCCGGCAGATCCTTAAGCAGCACCTACCCTGCTCCTAG
- the Dnajb5 gene encoding dnaJ homolog subfamily B member 5 isoform X3 has protein sequence MGKDYYKILGIPSGANEDEIKKAYRKMALKYHPDKNKEPNAEEKFKEIAEAYDVLSDPKKRSLYDQYGEEGLKTGGGTSGGSSGSFHYTFHGDPHATFASFFGGSNPFDIFFASSRSTRPFSGFDPDDMDVDEDEDPFGAFGRFGFNGLSRGPRRAPEQLYPRRKVQDPPVVHELRVSLEEIYHGSTKRMKITRRRLNPDGRTVRTEDKILHIVIKRGWKEGTKITFPKEGDATPDNIPADIVFVLKDKPHAHFRRDGTNVLYSALISLKEALCGCTVNIPTIDGRVIPLPCNDVIKPGTVKRLRGEGLPFPKVPTQRGDLIVEFKVRFPDRLTPQTRQILKQHLPCS, from the exons ATGGGAAAAGATTATTACAAGATTCTCGGAATCCCGTCAGGGGCCAATGAGGATGAGATCAAGAAAGCCTATCGGAAGATGGCCTTGAAATACCATCCAGACAAGAACAAAGAACCCAATGCTGAGGAGAAGTTTAAGGAGATTGCTGAGGCCTATGACGTGCTGAGTGACCCTAAGAAACGGAGCCTGTATGACCAGTATGGGGAGGAAG GCCTCAAGACCGGCGGTGGTACGTCAGGTGGCTCCAGTGGCTCCTTTCACTACACCTTTCATGGGGACCCTCATGCCACCTTTGCTTCCTTCTTTGGTGGCTCCAACCCCTTCGATATCTTCTTTGCCAGCAGCCGCTCCACTCGGCCCTTCAGTGGCTTTGACCCAGATGACATGGATGTGGATGAAGATGAGGACCCATTTGGTGCCTTTGGCCGCTTTGGCTTCAATGGGCTGAGTAGGGGTCCAAGGCGAGCCCCAGAACAGCTGTACCCCCGGCGCAAGGTGCAGGACCCCCCTGTGGTGCATGAGCTTCGGGTGTCCCTGGAGGAGATCTACCATGGCTCCACTAAGCGTATGAAGATCACAAGACGGCGCCTTAACCCTGATGGGCGAACTGTGCGCACTGAGGACAAAATCCTGCACATCGTCATCAAGCGTGGCTGGAAGGAAGGTACCAAGATCACCTTCCCCAAAGAGGGTGATGCCACACCTGACAACATCCCAGCCGACATTGTCTTCGTGCTCAAAGACAAGCCTCATGCACACTTCCGCCGAGATGGCACCAATGTGCTCTACAGTGCGCTGATCAGCCTCAAGGAG GCGCTGTGTGGCTGCACTGTGAACATTCCCACCATTGATGGCCGAGTGATCCCTTTGCCCTGCAATGATGTAATCAAGCCAGGCACCGTGAAGAGACTCCGTGGGGAGGGCCTCCCCTTCCCCAAGGTGCCCACTCAGCGGGGAGACCTTATTGTTGAGTTCAAAGTTCGATTCCCAGACAGATTAACACCACAGACCCGGCAGATCCTTAAGCAGCACCTACCCTGCTCCTAG
- the Dnajb5 gene encoding dnaJ homolog subfamily B member 5 isoform X2 gives MFKIQLEPLKLRAWTLNGFVKFRNKEPSTGPVAVMGKDYYKILGIPSGANEDEIKKAYRKMALKYHPDKNKEPNAEEKFKEIAEAYDVLSDPKKRSLYDQYGEEGLKTGGGTSGGSSGSFHYTFHGDPHATFASFFGGSNPFDIFFASSRSTRPFSGFDPDDMDVDEDEDPFGAFGRFGFNGLSRGPRRAPEQLYPRRKVQDPPVVHELRVSLEEIYHGSTKRMKITRRRLNPDGRTVRTEDKILHIVIKRGWKEGTKITFPKEGDATPDNIPADIVFVLKDKPHAHFRRDGTNVLYSALISLKEALCGCTVNIPTIDGRVIPLPCNDVIKPGTVKRLRGEGLPFPKVPTQRGDLIVEFKVRFPDRLTPQTRQILKQHLPCS, from the exons ATGTTTAAAATTCAGCTGGAGCCCTTAAAACTTCGAGCGTGGACGCTGAATGGGTTTGTAAAGTTTCG AAACAAGGAGCCCAGCACCGGTCCAGTGGCTGTGATGGGAAAAGATTATTACAAGATTCTCGGAATCCCGTCAGGGGCCAATGAGGATGAGATCAAGAAAGCCTATCGGAAGATGGCCTTGAAATACCATCCAGACAAGAACAAAGAACCCAATGCTGAGGAGAAGTTTAAGGAGATTGCTGAGGCCTATGACGTGCTGAGTGACCCTAAGAAACGGAGCCTGTATGACCAGTATGGGGAGGAAG GCCTCAAGACCGGCGGTGGTACGTCAGGTGGCTCCAGTGGCTCCTTTCACTACACCTTTCATGGGGACCCTCATGCCACCTTTGCTTCCTTCTTTGGTGGCTCCAACCCCTTCGATATCTTCTTTGCCAGCAGCCGCTCCACTCGGCCCTTCAGTGGCTTTGACCCAGATGACATGGATGTGGATGAAGATGAGGACCCATTTGGTGCCTTTGGCCGCTTTGGCTTCAATGGGCTGAGTAGGGGTCCAAGGCGAGCCCCAGAACAGCTGTACCCCCGGCGCAAGGTGCAGGACCCCCCTGTGGTGCATGAGCTTCGGGTGTCCCTGGAGGAGATCTACCATGGCTCCACTAAGCGTATGAAGATCACAAGACGGCGCCTTAACCCTGATGGGCGAACTGTGCGCACTGAGGACAAAATCCTGCACATCGTCATCAAGCGTGGCTGGAAGGAAGGTACCAAGATCACCTTCCCCAAAGAGGGTGATGCCACACCTGACAACATCCCAGCCGACATTGTCTTCGTGCTCAAAGACAAGCCTCATGCACACTTCCGCCGAGATGGCACCAATGTGCTCTACAGTGCGCTGATCAGCCTCAAGGAG GCGCTGTGTGGCTGCACTGTGAACATTCCCACCATTGATGGCCGAGTGATCCCTTTGCCCTGCAATGATGTAATCAAGCCAGGCACCGTGAAGAGACTCCGTGGGGAGGGCCTCCCCTTCCCCAAGGTGCCCACTCAGCGGGGAGACCTTATTGTTGAGTTCAAAGTTCGATTCCCAGACAGATTAACACCACAGACCCGGCAGATCCTTAAGCAGCACCTACCCTGCTCCTAG